In Chitinophaga varians, the following are encoded in one genomic region:
- a CDS encoding cyclic peptide export ABC transporter has product MRLISLLQKKSKLFYILLLLLGMINSVWSMGLLLLINSKIAGTDLPFVKGYDWQIYVVMILVSFITARAFQSYTIRLTYELGNDLGLSIFEKLRFSDYEEYVKLGEEKVRTATADVTTLQRFPNVFIETFNSIVMVLIGLTYLFYTNFFGALLILGVLSTLAVVYYIRNLSIARDLNTVRDLANIYQQNVNDFLRGFKDVKMSITRSDNIFLKYISRNRNRVKELTIKTLIKYMGNELMGNYLWYLLIGIIVFLLPVILHMTNVASNQFVATLLYLMGPVGIVVARISEFTQMQIAVDRLEQFHDKINASKAISIGHGDLPAADDRFDNIRFEGVTFEYYDERRAETFRLKPLTLDIKKGESIFITGGNGSGKSTFVNLLTGLYVPHAGTISLNGRVITDRTYPGYRNRIAAIFTDSLLFNENYDGLELEPDNERLMFWLRKMELEKIVVFDQDKKSIKADLSKGQQKRLALIYVMLEDKDVIVLDEWAAEQDPVFRAYFYKKIIPELKEMGKTVIVVTHDDTYFDCGDRLIKFDYGNIVSDTKVNAVNELQHAVGENDVQKSI; this is encoded by the coding sequence ATGAGATTAATAAGCTTGCTTCAGAAAAAATCGAAGTTGTTTTACATCCTGTTATTATTGCTTGGGATGATCAACAGCGTATGGTCTATGGGCCTGTTGTTACTGATCAATAGTAAGATTGCGGGGACCGATCTGCCGTTTGTAAAAGGATACGACTGGCAGATATATGTGGTCATGATACTGGTGTCTTTTATTACCGCCAGGGCCTTTCAATCCTATACGATCCGGCTTACCTACGAATTGGGGAATGATCTGGGATTGTCTATTTTTGAGAAACTGCGCTTTTCAGATTATGAAGAATATGTTAAGCTGGGAGAAGAAAAAGTTCGGACCGCCACGGCAGATGTCACTACGCTGCAACGGTTCCCCAATGTTTTTATAGAAACATTTAACTCCATTGTGATGGTGCTGATCGGCCTGACCTATTTGTTCTACACCAATTTCTTTGGCGCGTTGCTCATCCTTGGCGTGCTGTCTACGCTGGCGGTGGTGTATTATATCCGGAACCTGTCCATCGCCAGGGACCTGAACACCGTGCGCGACCTCGCAAACATATACCAGCAGAATGTCAATGATTTTCTGCGTGGTTTTAAGGATGTGAAGATGAGCATCACGCGAAGCGATAATATCTTCCTGAAATATATCTCCCGGAACAGGAACAGGGTAAAGGAGCTCACCATTAAAACACTGATCAAGTATATGGGGAATGAGCTGATGGGGAATTATTTATGGTACCTGTTGATTGGTATTATCGTTTTCCTGTTGCCCGTTATCTTGCATATGACAAACGTGGCAAGCAACCAGTTTGTGGCCACCCTGTTATACCTGATGGGGCCAGTAGGGATTGTGGTGGCGCGTATCAGCGAGTTTACGCAGATGCAGATAGCTGTTGACCGGCTGGAGCAGTTCCATGATAAGATCAATGCCTCCAAAGCCATATCTATCGGCCATGGCGACCTGCCCGCCGCAGATGACAGGTTCGACAACATCCGTTTCGAAGGCGTTACGTTTGAATATTATGATGAAAGAAGAGCGGAAACTTTCCGTTTAAAACCACTGACCCTCGATATTAAAAAAGGAGAAAGCATTTTTATTACCGGTGGCAACGGCAGTGGTAAAAGTACTTTCGTGAACCTGCTGACAGGCCTGTATGTGCCGCATGCCGGCACCATCTCGCTGAACGGCCGGGTGATCACTGACAGAACATACCCGGGCTACCGCAACCGTATTGCGGCCATCTTCACGGACAGCCTTCTTTTTAATGAAAACTATGACGGCCTGGAACTGGAGCCGGACAATGAGCGGTTGATGTTCTGGCTCCGAAAGATGGAGCTGGAAAAAATTGTCGTGTTTGACCAGGATAAAAAATCGATTAAAGCTGATCTCTCCAAAGGACAACAGAAGCGGCTGGCATTGATCTATGTGATGCTGGAAGACAAAGATGTGATTGTGCTGGATGAATGGGCCGCAGAGCAGGACCCTGTGTTCAGGGCATATTTCTACAAGAAAATTATTCCTGAGTTAAAAGAGATGGGAAAGACCGTTATTGTAGTGACCCATGACGATACCTATTTCGATTGTGGCGACCGGCTGATAAAATTCGACTATGGCAATATTGTCAGTGATACCAAAGTGAATGCGGTCAATGAGCTGCAGCATGCTGTAGGAGAAAACGATGTTCAAAAAAGCATTTGA
- a CDS encoding winged helix-turn-helix domain-containing protein, giving the protein MMQQHILTAPQARKIILHAAGLAQPGQFGKGIEAVYKLIDHLGFIQIDTNYVVERAHHHAIAARVPDYKPEWIDELMADGSIFEFFTYGTGYIPMHEFRFSLPVKAGFLSRRKPLTQPEINLMNKVLDRIGREGPLMVKDFENDRPVASSGWWDWRPAKLALERLFLDGSLMCTREKNFHKVYDLPKNLLPADVDTTMPTPEEYARYVIRRSLQALGIAYAKDIAWRGHYAKDNPAKTTLDKMVEEGEVCPVSIKGQNTAPLYMLPDYTDKKIKLSGDAFILSPFDTLNVLRHRLRDFFDFDYQIECFVPQAKRKYGYFSLPVLVGDTFVARMDAKADRKHRVLTVHNLHAEPVTLSQPMISKIAKAVRSFATFNQCRDIDIKKSNHKQLVKAIKEAF; this is encoded by the coding sequence ATGATGCAGCAACATATCCTCACCGCTCCGCAAGCCAGAAAAATCATCCTTCATGCCGCAGGCCTGGCGCAACCAGGCCAGTTCGGCAAAGGGATCGAGGCCGTCTACAAACTGATCGACCATCTTGGTTTTATCCAGATTGACACCAACTATGTGGTGGAGCGGGCACATCATCATGCTATCGCTGCGCGCGTGCCGGACTATAAGCCGGAATGGATTGACGAGCTGATGGCGGATGGAAGCATCTTTGAATTTTTCACTTACGGCACCGGCTATATTCCTATGCATGAGTTCCGCTTCTCGCTGCCGGTCAAAGCGGGCTTTTTGTCACGGAGAAAACCGTTGACACAACCGGAGATCAACCTCATGAACAAAGTGTTGGACAGGATTGGCCGGGAAGGCCCGTTGATGGTGAAGGATTTTGAAAACGACCGTCCGGTAGCCAGTTCCGGCTGGTGGGATTGGCGGCCGGCAAAGCTGGCGCTGGAGCGGCTGTTCCTCGACGGCAGCCTGATGTGCACCCGCGAAAAAAATTTCCATAAGGTTTATGACCTGCCTAAAAACCTTCTTCCGGCAGATGTGGACACCACTATGCCCACCCCGGAAGAATATGCGCGGTACGTGATCCGCCGCTCTTTACAGGCGCTGGGCATCGCGTACGCCAAAGACATCGCCTGGCGCGGACATTACGCCAAAGACAACCCGGCAAAAACAACGCTGGATAAAATGGTGGAGGAAGGGGAAGTATGCCCTGTCAGTATCAAAGGACAAAACACCGCTCCCCTTTATATGTTGCCTGATTACACAGACAAAAAAATAAAGCTGAGCGGTGATGCATTTATTCTCTCTCCGTTCGATACCTTAAATGTGCTGCGGCACCGGTTAAGAGACTTTTTTGATTTTGACTACCAGATAGAATGTTTTGTTCCCCAGGCCAAACGCAAGTACGGATATTTTTCACTGCCTGTACTGGTAGGTGATACCTTTGTGGCCAGAATGGATGCAAAGGCCGACCGTAAACACCGTGTACTGACCGTCCACAACCTGCATGCAGAGCCGGTGACACTCAGCCAGCCGATGATCAGCAAAATCGCCAAGGCAGTCAGGTCATTCGCTACGTTCAACCAATGCAGGGACATCGACATAAAAAAATCAAATCACAAACAACTGGTCAAAGCCATTAAAGAAGCCTTTTGA
- a CDS encoding TonB-dependent receptor domain-containing protein, which translates to MYTTIENTIMMPRSPKRQIRQWMLPLVLLMLSVAASAQTGKITGQLRDGAQQPVVAATVLLKKASDSSLVKVTLSDTTGNWQLESIPFNRYFVTVTYIGYKEWNGPVFSLDQPQVALDNAVLQSDASNLKGVTVAAKKPFIEQQLDRTVVNVESSVMAAGGSAMEVMEKLPGVMVDKNGGISIKGKQGVKVMIDDRPAYLSGAELTAFLRNLPASQLEQIEIMSNPPAKYDAAGNGVINIKRKKIKTGGFNGNIVLTALQGKYPGTTQNLNFNYSNRHINFYGNAGYSYRKSFEDYYIVRNFRNGDDKITSIYDQHTYTKTTGQSATGKLGLDYYASTKTTIGVAVGGFHNPSSSSSTNNTLLKNGDGTMITRVDAPATTKGKWDNMEANVSLKHVFDTVGHDLVVNADYLSYNSTSEQHFDNRYYRPDSSEAAPHKLFLADLPGKINIYSLKADYTRPLSSGTRLEAGLKTSFVNTDNNAQYFDGVAAGWKKNDTLSNHFLYRENINAAYLNLRHQHDRWEFQAGLRAEQTWLKGEQKNNGQTFSRSYLQFFPTAFIAYDLDKESKVTLTYGRRIERPDYRSMNPFRFYLDQYTYNEGNPYLNPQYSHNIELGYSVWEGALTATLLYNRTTDIIQDVILQDAAKNETYQRPENLNTRKVLGANINAQIPVGDNMATVIYMDYNDYDYSGTLNNEPFRLKAGVFTGQLMQQVKLKSGWGFQFMGMWSSRSIDGTFLVQPIGSLHAGIQKDILGKQGTVRLSASDIFGWNRYNAASRYQNIDIDMRGRWQSQVLKLTFTYRFNKNDKKDVTDKHESAASDEQKRVKTEKK; encoded by the coding sequence ATGTACACAACTATAGAAAACACTATCATGATGCCCCGTTCCCCAAAACGCCAGATCAGACAATGGATGTTGCCGTTGGTATTGCTGATGTTATCGGTTGCCGCCAGTGCGCAAACCGGTAAAATAACCGGTCAGCTGCGCGACGGGGCACAACAGCCGGTCGTTGCCGCCACCGTACTGCTCAAAAAAGCATCGGATTCTTCACTGGTGAAAGTGACCCTGTCGGATACCACCGGTAACTGGCAGCTGGAAAGTATTCCCTTCAACCGTTATTTTGTTACCGTCACCTATATAGGATACAAAGAGTGGAACGGCCCGGTTTTCAGCCTGGACCAGCCCCAGGTGGCACTGGACAATGCCGTGCTGCAATCAGATGCCAGCAACCTGAAAGGGGTGACGGTAGCCGCTAAAAAGCCGTTTATAGAGCAACAGCTGGACCGTACCGTTGTCAACGTGGAGTCCTCTGTCATGGCCGCAGGAGGCAGCGCCATGGAGGTGATGGAGAAGTTGCCCGGCGTGATGGTAGACAAGAACGGGGGCATCTCCATCAAAGGAAAACAAGGCGTAAAAGTGATGATAGACGACAGGCCTGCATACCTCTCCGGTGCGGAACTGACCGCCTTCCTGCGAAACCTGCCCGCCTCACAGCTGGAACAGATTGAGATCATGTCTAACCCGCCCGCAAAATATGACGCGGCCGGCAACGGGGTGATTAATATCAAAAGAAAAAAAATAAAGACCGGCGGATTTAACGGAAACATTGTACTTACCGCCTTACAGGGAAAATATCCCGGTACTACGCAGAACCTCAACTTTAACTACAGCAACAGGCATATTAATTTTTATGGAAATGCCGGCTATAGCTACCGGAAGAGTTTTGAAGATTATTATATAGTCCGTAACTTCCGTAACGGTGACGATAAAATCACCAGTATTTATGATCAGCATACTTACACCAAAACAACAGGGCAGAGTGCTACCGGAAAGCTGGGCCTGGATTATTATGCCAGCACCAAAACGACCATAGGCGTGGCGGTGGGCGGGTTTCATAATCCCTCCTCCTCATCCAGTACCAACAATACCCTGTTAAAAAACGGTGACGGCACTATGATAACCCGCGTAGACGCACCCGCTACCACAAAAGGCAAATGGGACAATATGGAAGCCAATGTTAGCCTGAAACATGTATTTGATACTGTAGGACATGACCTGGTGGTAAACGCCGACTATTTGTCGTACAACAGCACCAGCGAACAACATTTTGATAACCGTTACTACAGGCCCGACAGCAGCGAGGCAGCGCCACATAAGCTGTTCCTGGCAGATCTGCCGGGGAAAATTAATATCTACAGCCTGAAAGCAGATTATACCCGTCCGCTGTCATCAGGTACCCGCCTGGAAGCAGGCCTGAAAACATCGTTTGTCAATACGGACAATAATGCACAGTATTTCGATGGCGTAGCCGCCGGCTGGAAAAAGAACGATACGCTGAGCAATCATTTCCTCTACAGGGAAAATATCAACGCGGCTTACCTGAACCTCCGGCATCAGCACGACCGCTGGGAGTTCCAGGCAGGCCTCCGGGCAGAGCAGACCTGGCTGAAAGGGGAACAGAAAAACAACGGACAGACCTTCTCCCGTAGCTATCTCCAGTTTTTTCCCACCGCTTTCATAGCTTATGATCTTGATAAGGAAAGCAAGGTGACACTGACTTATGGCCGGAGGATAGAACGGCCGGATTACCGCAGTATGAACCCGTTCCGTTTCTACCTGGACCAGTACACGTACAACGAAGGGAACCCTTATCTGAACCCGCAATACAGCCATAACATAGAACTGGGCTACAGTGTATGGGAGGGGGCGTTAACGGCCACGCTGCTGTACAACCGGACAACGGACATTATCCAGGACGTCATCCTGCAGGACGCCGCAAAGAATGAAACCTATCAGCGGCCGGAAAACCTGAACACCCGCAAAGTGCTAGGCGCCAATATCAATGCCCAGATACCTGTTGGCGATAACATGGCCACCGTTATCTACATGGACTATAACGATTACGACTACTCGGGCACGCTCAATAATGAACCGTTCCGGTTGAAAGCCGGTGTCTTCACCGGGCAGCTGATGCAGCAGGTGAAGTTGAAAAGCGGCTGGGGATTTCAGTTTATGGGCATGTGGTCTTCCCGCAGCATTGATGGCACGTTTTTGGTTCAGCCAATTGGCTCCTTACATGCAGGCATCCAGAAAGATATCCTTGGCAAACAGGGCACTGTCCGGCTCAGCGCCTCTGATATCTTCGGCTGGAACAGGTACAACGCTGCGAGCCGTTATCAGAATATTGATATCGATATGCGCGGAAGATGGCAGTCGCAGGTGTTGAAACTTACATTCACCTACCGTTTTAATAAGAATGATAAAAAAGACGTGACAGACAAACATGAAAGTGCAGCGTCCGATGAACAGAAAAGGGTTAAGACGGAGAAAAAGTAG
- a CDS encoding thioesterase II family protein — protein sequence MLQKTKLICIPYAGGNSYSFRDLQPFLGRHIDMVTLELPGRGKRLAEPLLSDMHAMAADLYQQLLPHIRSPYVLYGHSMGAMLGNLLVHRLKGEWKQLPLHFFATGCAAPVFNDQRRQLHLLSDEQLMSELKTMGGMPDALLADPELMEFFLPVIREDMKALETYRYQSQGKYSTGITVITGATEEISASQTAGWALETERDVRTLRYPGNHFFILHQFQNIAMLIRDVALTPQQS from the coding sequence ATGTTACAGAAAACCAAACTGATATGTATTCCGTATGCAGGCGGTAACAGTTACTCTTTCCGTGACCTGCAACCTTTTTTAGGCAGGCACATAGATATGGTGACGCTGGAGTTGCCGGGCCGCGGCAAGCGGCTGGCAGAGCCGTTGTTGTCTGATATGCACGCGATGGCCGCCGACCTTTACCAACAGCTGCTGCCACACATAAGATCGCCCTATGTGCTGTATGGCCATTCCATGGGCGCCATGCTGGGCAACCTGCTGGTACACCGGTTGAAAGGGGAGTGGAAACAACTTCCGCTGCATTTCTTCGCTACCGGTTGTGCAGCACCTGTATTTAATGACCAGCGCAGGCAACTGCACCTGTTGTCAGACGAGCAACTGATGTCGGAGTTGAAAACGATGGGCGGCATGCCGGATGCTTTGCTGGCCGATCCGGAGCTGATGGAGTTTTTTCTGCCCGTGATCCGGGAAGATATGAAGGCGCTGGAAACCTACCGGTACCAGTCGCAGGGCAAATACAGCACCGGTATTACCGTCATCACCGGGGCCACCGAGGAAATCAGTGCCAGCCAGACCGCCGGATGGGCGCTTGAAACGGAGCGGGACGTCCGTACACTGCGTTATCCCGGCAACCATTTCTTTATTCTTCATCAGTTCCAGAATATAGCCATGCTCATCCGTGACGTGGCGTTAACCCCTCAACAAAGTTGA